A single genomic interval of Cellvibrio sp. PSBB023 harbors:
- a CDS encoding TauD/TfdA family dioxygenase, protein MTAPKLAAAVRAAIAAWKQATTFDQRKAEIDNPAELGSKLAQEVEIELSKTGENTMIMRRDALAAPYVHLSSVFQPTDLSDTPEDFIPVPDTDGTILGRAATLAVHEFLGMETISYASENDGELFVNLSAQRGNGKKAKKSQSSLRGHTDAVSFPFKGELDASNPRIAPSPDIVTLVGLRNPKFVPTTVMILEDVLAKLSPHDIQELKKDQYSALSQHTFVEGMKHILGEVHTAIDVPVLKDNVSGTLVRYSHSSVLPTEPGGAAESASENFETACNEASISVTIEPGDILLVSNRFCLHGRGVVGGDVGGESRWILRTYALDTSDLEENQRHLGNYPRHVLFP, encoded by the coding sequence ATGACTGCACCAAAGCTGGCGGCGGCTGTCAGGGCCGCTATAGCAGCCTGGAAGCAGGCTACGACGTTTGACCAACGAAAGGCTGAAATTGACAATCCCGCAGAGTTGGGCTCGAAATTAGCCCAAGAAGTTGAAATAGAACTGAGTAAAACTGGTGAAAACACCATGATCATGCGACGGGACGCCCTTGCGGCTCCTTATGTTCATTTATCTAGCGTGTTTCAACCAACTGACCTTTCTGACACTCCTGAGGATTTTATACCCGTACCTGATACTGACGGTACGATATTAGGTCGCGCTGCTACGCTTGCCGTTCACGAGTTTCTCGGGATGGAGACTATTTCTTATGCGTCAGAAAATGATGGCGAACTCTTTGTAAATCTCAGTGCCCAGAGAGGTAATGGTAAAAAGGCAAAGAAGTCGCAGAGTTCGTTGCGAGGTCACACGGACGCAGTTAGTTTTCCGTTCAAAGGGGAACTGGATGCCTCCAACCCGCGAATTGCGCCATCCCCAGACATTGTAACGCTAGTCGGCTTGCGCAATCCTAAATTTGTGCCCACAACAGTGATGATACTTGAAGATGTGCTCGCTAAACTTTCTCCACATGACATCCAGGAATTAAAGAAGGACCAATACTCAGCCCTGTCGCAACATACTTTCGTTGAAGGCATGAAACATATACTTGGGGAGGTACATACGGCTATCGACGTCCCAGTTCTGAAAGACAACGTATCAGGAACGCTTGTTCGCTATAGCCACAGCTCTGTTTTACCCACAGAGCCAGGCGGGGCTGCCGAAAGCGCTTCGGAGAACTTCGAGACTGCCTGCAACGAGGCTTCCATATCCGTGACAATTGAACCTGGTGATATTCTTCTAGTGAGTAACCGCTTTTGCCTTCATGGTCGCGGTGTTGTTGGCGGAGATGTAGGGGGCGAATCGCGATGGATTTTGCGCACATATGCACTAGACACATCAGACCTAGAAGAGAACCAGCGGCACCTTGGTAACTATCCACGCCATGTGCTTTTTCCTTAA